From a single Aneurinibacillus sp. REN35 genomic region:
- the wecB gene encoding non-hydrolyzing UDP-N-acetylglucosamine 2-epimerase, with product MLTRKKIMTVFGTRPEAIKMAPLVHELRQYEELEPFVCVTAQHRQMLDQVLEIFSVTPDADLNVMKDRQTLTQITTRVLEGLDEVMKAEKPDMVLVHGDTTTTFAASLAAFYNQIPVGHVEAGLRTWNKYSPYPEEMNRQLTGVISDLHFSPTAQAAENLKREDKKDDAIHITGNTVIDALKTTVRDDYKHPVLEAFAGKKLVLMTAHRRENLGEPMARMFRAIRRLVDKHEDIAVVYPVHLNPVVQEAANQYLGEHSRIQLIAPLGAVDFHNFMSRAHLILTDSGGVQEEAPAFGVPVLVLRDTTERPEGIEAGTLKLAGTDEDKIFGLADELLTNREAYDKMAKAANPYGDGEASRRICEAILHYFNLRAKRPEPFLPGGSQQSFV from the coding sequence ATGTTGACCAGGAAAAAAATTATGACTGTGTTCGGTACACGGCCGGAAGCGATTAAGATGGCGCCGCTCGTACATGAACTGCGTCAATATGAAGAGCTTGAGCCGTTTGTCTGCGTTACAGCACAGCACCGACAGATGCTTGATCAAGTGCTTGAGATTTTCTCGGTAACACCAGATGCAGACCTCAACGTCATGAAAGATCGGCAGACGCTGACTCAGATTACGACCCGTGTATTGGAAGGGCTAGATGAAGTGATGAAGGCTGAGAAGCCTGATATGGTGCTTGTACATGGGGATACGACAACGACATTTGCCGCGAGTCTTGCAGCATTTTATAATCAGATTCCAGTCGGCCATGTCGAGGCGGGCTTGCGTACGTGGAACAAATATTCACCGTATCCTGAAGAGATGAACCGTCAGTTGACCGGTGTGATCTCTGACCTTCATTTTTCTCCGACTGCACAGGCGGCAGAGAATCTGAAGCGGGAAGATAAGAAGGATGATGCGATTCATATTACGGGAAATACCGTCATTGATGCATTGAAGACAACCGTGCGAGATGATTATAAGCATCCCGTGCTTGAGGCGTTTGCCGGCAAGAAGCTGGTGCTTATGACCGCCCATCGCCGTGAGAATCTTGGTGAGCCGATGGCGCGTATGTTCCGTGCGATTCGCAGATTGGTAGACAAGCATGAAGATATTGCCGTAGTGTACCCGGTGCATCTAAATCCGGTTGTACAGGAAGCAGCGAATCAATACCTGGGCGAACACAGCCGCATCCAACTGATTGCTCCACTTGGTGCTGTTGATTTCCATAATTTTATGTCCCGTGCTCACTTGATTCTCACAGATTCCGGTGGTGTACAGGAAGAAGCACCGGCCTTTGGTGTGCCTGTCCTCGTCCTGCGTGACACGACAGAGCGTCCGGAAGGAATCGAAGCCGGAACGCTGAAGCTTGCGGGTACAGACGAAGATAAGATATTTGGTCTAGCCGATGAGTTGCTTACGAATCGTGAAGCCTATGACAAAATGGCGAAAGCAGCCAACCCATACGGTGATGGGGAAGCGTCTCGCCGCATTTGTGAAGCGATTCTGCATTATTTTAATCTGCGTGCTAAAAGACCGGAGCCATTCCTGCCAGGCGGCTCGCAGCAATCATTTGTATAA
- the upp gene encoding uracil phosphoribosyltransferase: protein MGKVYVFDHPLIQHKLSYIRDKNTGTKEFRELVDEVAMLMAYEITREMPLKEIEIETPVTTCKTNVIAGKKVGLVPILRAGLGMVDGMLKLIPAAKVGHVGLYRDPETLEPVEYYVKLPSDINERELIVIDPMLATGGSAAAAVQALKKRGAHNMKLMCLIAAPEGVEKFQQLHPDIDIYVASVDEQLNDHGYIVPGLGDAGDRLYGTK from the coding sequence ATGGGAAAAGTGTACGTATTTGACCATCCTTTAATTCAGCACAAATTATCGTATATTCGGGATAAAAACACGGGAACAAAAGAGTTCCGCGAACTGGTAGACGAAGTCGCCATGTTGATGGCGTATGAGATTACACGTGAAATGCCGCTGAAAGAAATCGAGATTGAAACACCGGTTACGACTTGTAAGACGAATGTAATTGCCGGGAAGAAAGTCGGCCTCGTTCCGATTCTCCGTGCAGGACTTGGAATGGTAGATGGGATGCTGAAGCTGATCCCTGCCGCAAAAGTTGGCCATGTCGGCTTGTATCGTGATCCAGAAACGTTAGAGCCAGTGGAATATTATGTGAAGCTTCCGAGCGATATTAATGAGCGTGAGCTGATTGTTATAGATCCGATGCTTGCTACAGGTGGATCTGCTGCTGCTGCTGTACAAGCATTGAAGAAGCGCGGCGCCCACAATATGAAGCTTATGTGCTTGATTGCCGCTCCGGAAGGTGTCGAGAAGTTCCAGCAGCTTCATCCGGATATTGATATCTATGTAGCCTCTGTGGATGAGCAATTGAATGATCATGGATATATTGTGCCGGGTCTTGGGGATGCCGGAGACCGTCTATACGGAACAAAGTAA
- a CDS encoding serine hydroxymethyltransferase has translation MLEHVKKQDAAVAEAIKLELGRQRTKIELIASENFVSEAVMEAMGTVLTNKYAEGYPGKRYYGGCECVDIVENLARDRAKELFGAEHANVQPHSGAQANMAVYFAFLKPGDTVLGMNLSHGGHLTHGSPVNFSGTLYNFVEYGVDQEAQVLDYEDVRKKAEEHKPKMIVAGASAYPREIDFAVLREIADSVGAYLMVDMAHIAGLVATGHHPNPVPYADFVTTTTHKTLRGPRGGMILCREEYAKAIDKSVFPGIQGGPLMHVIAAKAVAFGEALQPEFKEYSARVVANAKQLAESLKEQGFTLISGGTDNHLILIDVRNMSLTGKEAEHLLDEVGITCNKNTIPYDPASPFVTSGIRIGTPAITSRGFDEEAMKEIAAIMALCLKNPQDEAKQEEARQRVAAICEKFPMYPELQM, from the coding sequence ATGCTTGAACACGTTAAAAAACAAGACGCAGCAGTAGCAGAAGCCATTAAATTGGAGTTGGGCCGTCAGCGCACAAAAATCGAGTTAATTGCTTCCGAGAACTTTGTCAGTGAAGCGGTTATGGAAGCGATGGGTACAGTATTGACCAATAAATATGCGGAAGGCTATCCGGGCAAGCGCTATTACGGTGGCTGCGAATGCGTAGATATTGTAGAAAATCTTGCACGTGATCGTGCCAAGGAATTATTCGGTGCCGAACATGCCAACGTGCAGCCGCATTCTGGTGCACAAGCAAACATGGCCGTGTATTTTGCATTCTTGAAGCCGGGAGACACCGTGCTTGGTATGAATCTATCCCATGGCGGACATTTAACGCACGGTAGCCCGGTAAACTTCTCCGGTACGCTGTACAATTTCGTGGAATACGGTGTGGATCAAGAAGCGCAGGTGCTAGACTATGAAGATGTTCGCAAAAAGGCGGAGGAACATAAGCCAAAAATGATCGTAGCAGGCGCAAGTGCTTATCCGCGTGAAATTGATTTTGCTGTGCTGCGCGAGATCGCCGATAGCGTAGGTGCCTACCTGATGGTAGACATGGCACATATTGCCGGTCTTGTAGCTACGGGTCATCATCCAAATCCGGTACCGTATGCCGATTTCGTAACAACGACTACACATAAGACACTTCGCGGCCCGCGTGGTGGTATGATCTTATGCCGTGAAGAATATGCAAAAGCGATTGACAAGTCTGTATTCCCTGGTATCCAGGGTGGTCCGCTCATGCATGTAATCGCAGCAAAAGCGGTAGCATTCGGTGAAGCTCTGCAGCCTGAATTCAAAGAATACAGCGCTCGTGTCGTTGCAAATGCGAAACAGTTAGCCGAGTCGTTAAAAGAACAAGGCTTCACGTTAATTTCCGGCGGTACGGATAACCATCTGATTTTGATTGATGTGCGTAACATGAGCTTAACAGGAAAAGAAGCCGAGCATCTGTTAGATGAAGTAGGTATCACGTGCAATAAAAACACCATTCCGTACGATCCGGCAAGTCCGTTTGTTACAAGCGGAATCCGTATTGGTACGCCAGCGATTACAAGCCGCGGCTTTGACGAAGAAGCGATGAAAGAAATCGCTGCGATTATGGCTCTATGCCTGAAAAATCCGCAGGATGAAGCAAAGCAAGAAGAAGCGCGTCAACGCGTCGCTGCTATCTGCGAGAAGTTTCCAATGTATCCAGAACTGCAAATGTAA
- a CDS encoding TIGR01440 family protein, translated as MTTIIEDLLSAKPLGEKHVVVFGTSTSEIIGKRIGSAGSGDVAHILYASIEEVRQKYGFSVAFQCCEHLNRALVVEREIAERLGWPEVMVVPVPRAGGAMAAHVFQQMRDAVVVESIQADAGIDIGDTFIGMHLKPVAVPVRPRIKQVGEAHVTMAVTRPKLIGGARAVYERTPIEESCR; from the coding sequence ATCACCACCATTATAGAAGATTTATTGTCAGCTAAGCCGCTTGGCGAAAAGCATGTAGTCGTATTCGGGACAAGCACGAGCGAGATTATCGGGAAACGAATCGGTTCGGCAGGTAGCGGAGATGTTGCACATATTCTGTATGCTTCCATTGAAGAAGTAAGACAGAAATACGGATTTTCCGTAGCATTTCAATGCTGCGAGCACTTGAACCGGGCGCTTGTAGTAGAGAGAGAGATTGCTGAACGTTTGGGTTGGCCTGAGGTCATGGTTGTCCCTGTTCCACGTGCCGGCGGTGCCATGGCAGCTCACGTTTTTCAGCAAATGCGGGATGCTGTAGTGGTGGAGTCAATTCAAGCTGATGCTGGGATTGACATCGGTGACACGTTTATCGGGATGCACCTAAAGCCGGTAGCTGTACCCGTTCGCCCTCGAATCAAGCAGGTCGGAGAAGCGCATGTAACAATGGCGGTTACTCGGCCGAAGCTGATCGGGGGAGCGCGTGCTGTGTATGAACGCACGCCTATCGAGGAGAGTTGTCGCTAG
- the rpiB gene encoding ribose 5-phosphate isomerase B, whose translation MKVAIAADHGGFRLKEEIKTYLESAGIEYEDFGCNCEDSVDYPDYALPVAKKVAAGEFDRGILICGTGIGMSIAANKVKGIRCALVHDCFTAKATREHNDTNILAMGERVIGPGLALEIAKIWLETEFSAGRHLRRVEKIKNIENNQ comes from the coding sequence GTGAAAGTTGCAATTGCCGCCGATCACGGCGGTTTCCGGTTAAAGGAAGAAATTAAAACGTACCTGGAGTCTGCAGGGATTGAATATGAAGATTTCGGCTGTAATTGTGAAGATTCGGTCGACTATCCAGATTATGCGCTTCCAGTAGCAAAGAAAGTGGCGGCGGGTGAATTCGATCGCGGCATTCTCATTTGCGGTACAGGAATTGGGATGTCGATTGCGGCAAATAAAGTCAAAGGCATTCGCTGTGCGCTCGTACACGACTGCTTTACGGCAAAAGCAACTCGCGAGCATAATGATACGAATATTCTTGCGATGGGCGAACGCGTTATTGGACCAGGTCTGGCATTGGAGATTGCAAAAATATGGCTGGAAACAGAATTTTCCGCAGGGCGTCATCTGCGTCGTGTGGAAAAAATCAAAAACATCGAGAACAATCAGTAA
- the phaZ gene encoding intracellular short-chain-length polyhydroxyalkanoate depolymerase, which produces MADISLHYVELRNGETIAYRERAGGTRPLVLVHGNMTSSVHWDVLMEAMPPEYKIYAVDLRGFGESSYHTPINSLHDFADDLHEWAQQVGLPSFILMGWSTGGGVSMDFAADHPHKVEKLILLASVGTRGYPIFKKDEHGQPDMRQPLRTKEEISQDLVQVLPILRAYETKDKATLRQVWEMLIYHNTKPDEAQYDKYLDDMLTQRNLVDVDYALAMFNISNKTTIMGEGNGKAGNISMPTLVISGRKDRVVPEQMALDIREDIGENARIHYLDTGHSALVDDLGALVQVVTEFIEE; this is translated from the coding sequence ATGGCAGACATCTCTTTACATTATGTGGAACTTAGAAACGGAGAAACAATTGCCTATCGAGAGCGTGCAGGGGGTACCCGTCCGCTTGTACTTGTACATGGGAATATGACGTCTTCTGTGCATTGGGACGTATTGATGGAGGCTATGCCTCCAGAATATAAGATCTATGCTGTTGATTTGCGGGGATTTGGAGAATCAAGCTATCATACACCGATTAATTCTTTGCATGATTTTGCCGACGATCTGCATGAATGGGCTCAGCAAGTGGGCTTGCCGTCTTTTATATTGATGGGCTGGTCAACGGGCGGCGGAGTGAGCATGGATTTTGCCGCAGACCATCCGCATAAGGTGGAAAAGCTGATCTTGCTTGCGTCTGTTGGAACACGAGGCTATCCGATATTTAAGAAGGATGAACACGGACAGCCTGATATGAGGCAGCCGCTGCGGACCAAAGAAGAAATCTCACAGGATCTTGTACAAGTGCTGCCGATTTTACGCGCATATGAAACAAAGGATAAAGCGACGCTGCGGCAGGTATGGGAAATGCTCATCTACCATAATACGAAACCGGATGAAGCGCAGTATGATAAGTATCTAGATGATATGCTTACACAGCGCAATCTGGTGGATGTTGATTATGCGCTTGCGATGTTTAATATAAGTAATAAGACTACGATCATGGGAGAAGGCAATGGCAAGGCTGGGAATATTTCAATGCCGACCCTTGTGATAAGCGGGCGAAAAGATCGAGTTGTGCCGGAGCAGATGGCGTTGGATATACGAGAAGACATTGGCGAGAATGCACGTATTCATTATCTTGATACAGGGCATTCTGCTTTAGTTGATGATCTTGGTGCACTGGTACAGGTTGTTACGGAATTTATAGAGGAATAA
- a CDS encoding methyl-accepting chemotaxis protein gives MSTRSTHSFGLVKKLVLGIGGLSAITYSVSAFFIFVISDYVTDFMPHWLFTLVTLSLGVFWSGLFGWLVARWLVKPIVELEQAASRASAGDLRVDIKEMNSRDEIAALSRSFAAMIQNLRTMIHDINLSSEHAAASVTELTVASDQAAAQIEQISITMDQIAHGADNQAQHTEAMAESVEAVGELCREATEHAEGSRKLSKQMITTLSESGKVVESLVEGMHKLAKENEQSIATVRRLEQNAAQVGNITRVVSELAGQTNLLALNASIEAARAGEHGKGFAVVADEVRQLADESGKAASNITALIDEMQREVTNAVKQIQEQVAIADTESKRGEQTTQALHNISGSVNEVVASVERIAALIERQGQSMEVMMRDARDVAQVAHETSRGAEVISHAAQEQTAFMEEVAAAGQVLRTQSEQLKEYVSKFQL, from the coding sequence ATGAGTACTAGATCGACCCATTCATTTGGTTTGGTAAAAAAACTTGTACTTGGAATCGGTGGCTTGTCAGCGATTACGTATAGTGTAAGTGCTTTTTTCATTTTTGTTATAAGCGATTATGTTACAGATTTTATGCCGCATTGGTTATTCACGCTAGTAACGCTTTCACTCGGTGTTTTCTGGTCTGGATTATTCGGCTGGCTGGTAGCGCGTTGGCTTGTAAAGCCTATTGTTGAATTGGAACAGGCAGCTTCTCGCGCATCGGCGGGAGATCTGCGCGTGGATATTAAGGAGATGAACTCCAGGGATGAGATTGCTGCGCTTTCTCGTTCGTTCGCTGCGATGATTCAAAACTTGCGGACGATGATTCATGATATTAACCTCTCTTCTGAGCATGCGGCAGCAAGCGTTACAGAGCTGACGGTTGCATCAGATCAAGCGGCCGCTCAGATTGAGCAGATCAGCATTACAATGGATCAGATTGCGCATGGCGCAGATAATCAAGCGCAGCACACCGAAGCGATGGCGGAGTCTGTCGAAGCGGTCGGCGAGCTGTGCAGGGAAGCGACTGAACATGCGGAAGGTTCTCGGAAATTATCTAAGCAGATGATTACGACGCTGTCAGAGAGCGGGAAAGTCGTAGAATCACTTGTGGAAGGTATGCATAAATTAGCAAAAGAAAACGAACAATCTATTGCTACCGTACGCCGTCTAGAGCAAAATGCGGCCCAGGTTGGAAATATTACTCGAGTAGTTAGTGAACTAGCTGGTCAGACCAACCTATTAGCACTCAATGCAAGCATTGAGGCGGCCCGTGCAGGTGAGCATGGAAAGGGTTTTGCGGTAGTGGCCGATGAAGTACGGCAGCTTGCTGATGAGAGCGGCAAGGCGGCTTCCAATATTACCGCACTGATTGATGAGATGCAGCGTGAAGTAACGAACGCGGTGAAGCAGATTCAAGAGCAGGTTGCGATTGCGGATACAGAGTCCAAGCGTGGTGAGCAGACGACCCAGGCGCTGCATAATATTTCTGGTTCCGTAAACGAAGTTGTGGCTTCTGTAGAGCGAATCGCAGCGTTGATTGAGCGGCAGGGCCAGAGCATGGAGGTTATGATGCGCGATGCCCGTGATGTGGCTCAGGTAGCGCATGAGACATCACGCGGTGCGGAAGTGATCTCGCATGCGGCTCAAGAGCAGACTGCATTCATGGAAGAGGTTGCGGCGGCAGGACAGGTATTGCGTACGCAATCGGAGCAGTTGAAGGAGTATGTATCGAAATTCCAGCTGTAA
- a CDS encoding low molecular weight protein arginine phosphatase, with protein MRILFVCTGNTCRSPMAEKLFKKIAADKGIKAEAKSAGLFASAGSAASGHAAAILERKGITEKHMSQTVTDELLDWADLIITMTQSHKNTLLQQFPDCQEKVYTLKEYADTSEETGERLGKLDALYDRLEAKQQAFMDEHREEIRALEDEYQKLYTRLESVREKLDDWRDRIMQATLEERNEIAILERQTPDYDVADPFGADLTTYEECAKEIEEALIRLVTIIERDAKFSS; from the coding sequence ATGCGTATTTTGTTTGTATGCACCGGTAACACATGCCGCAGTCCTATGGCAGAGAAACTTTTTAAGAAGATTGCCGCCGATAAAGGAATAAAAGCGGAAGCGAAATCTGCCGGGCTGTTTGCGTCCGCAGGTTCGGCTGCCTCTGGCCATGCCGCTGCAATTCTTGAGCGGAAGGGCATAACGGAGAAGCACATGTCGCAGACAGTGACGGATGAGTTGCTGGATTGGGCTGATTTGATCATTACAATGACACAGTCCCATAAAAATACGCTGTTGCAGCAATTCCCTGATTGCCAGGAGAAAGTATATACCTTAAAAGAATATGCGGATACATCAGAAGAGACCGGGGAGCGATTGGGCAAGCTAGATGCGTTGTATGATCGTCTTGAGGCAAAGCAGCAGGCATTCATGGATGAACACCGTGAAGAAATTCGTGCGCTCGAAGATGAATACCAGAAGCTCTATACGAGACTTGAGTCGGTGCGCGAGAAGCTTGACGATTGGCGGGACCGCATTATGCAGGCAACGCTAGAAGAACGTAATGAAATCGCTATTCTGGAGAGGCAGACACCTGATTATGATGTAGCAGATCCGTTCGGTGCAGACCTTACTACGTATGAAGAGTGTGCAAAGGAAATTGAAGAGGCGCTCATTCGCCTGGTCACTATCATTGAAAGGGATGCAAAATTTTCATCATAA
- a CDS encoding ZIP family metal transporter yields MMMNELLLISMGTGLTTVVGALVTLVAGMPGRKLMAFYLGMSAGIMGLVILADLLPAALREQEWYGVVLGISFGVLLLHILHHFIGHHSTPHYSGSFTSMERTAVSWRNAGWLMAAALAFHHVPEGAAIGAGFQAHPHAGTLIALSMSLHNIPEGVGLAAPFLLGRMQRRYILLLAFLISLCIPVGAWLGGIYFVASPASVTFGMSFAIGAMGYLVFRELGPAGLAMHALSAQSGMLVSLLAMALLHVLM; encoded by the coding sequence ATGATGATGAACGAACTTTTGCTAATCAGCATGGGAACCGGTCTGACGACTGTAGTCGGTGCGCTGGTAACATTGGTTGCCGGAATGCCTGGAAGGAAACTGATGGCATTTTATCTTGGTATGTCGGCTGGTATTATGGGTTTGGTGATTCTGGCTGATCTGCTGCCTGCCGCTTTGCGTGAACAGGAGTGGTACGGTGTTGTGCTTGGTATCTCATTCGGTGTATTGCTCCTGCATATCCTCCATCATTTTATAGGGCATCACAGCACTCCTCATTATTCTGGATCTTTTACGAGCATGGAGCGCACGGCGGTAAGCTGGCGCAATGCCGGTTGGCTGATGGCAGCGGCGCTTGCTTTTCACCATGTTCCGGAAGGGGCGGCAATCGGTGCTGGTTTCCAAGCGCATCCTCATGCAGGTACGTTGATAGCTCTATCGATGTCCCTGCATAACATTCCAGAAGGAGTCGGCCTTGCTGCTCCGTTTTTGCTTGGCAGGATGCAGCGGCGTTATATCCTGCTGCTCGCCTTCCTGATTAGTCTATGCATTCCGGTGGGTGCTTGGCTGGGTGGAATATACTTTGTAGCCAGTCCTGCGTCCGTTACGTTCGGTATGTCATTTGCGATCGGTGCGATGGGATATCTTGTCTTTAGAGAGCTGGGACCGGCTGGCCTTGCGATGCATGCATTAAGCGCGCAGTCCGGCATGCTTGTAAGCTTGCTTGCAATGGCGCTGCTTCACGTACTTATGTGA
- a CDS encoding manganese efflux pump MntP: MGWEALQWGELFTLLMIGVALGMDAFSLGIGMGMGGIRLLTILKVSLTIGLFHIVMPLIGIGLGLFLTAYVGNVASYIGGFILVALGLHMFWSSFFSDEERSPLLKTTFWGLLLFSFSVSLDALSVGFSFGLFKVNVILAVLIFGVLGTVLAAMGLLLGRRVGNWLGGYSEIFGALILLGFGIKFLL, encoded by the coding sequence ATGGGTTGGGAAGCACTGCAGTGGGGAGAACTCTTTACACTGCTGATGATCGGAGTTGCATTGGGGATGGATGCCTTTTCGCTTGGTATCGGCATGGGAATGGGCGGTATCCGCCTGCTGACCATTTTAAAAGTAAGCTTGACAATTGGCCTTTTTCATATTGTTATGCCGCTGATTGGGATTGGCTTAGGCCTTTTCCTCACAGCGTATGTAGGCAACGTCGCTTCGTATATTGGAGGATTCATCCTCGTGGCGCTGGGGCTTCATATGTTTTGGAGTTCATTTTTCAGCGACGAAGAACGAAGCCCCCTATTGAAAACAACATTCTGGGGGCTTTTGCTATTTAGCTTTAGCGTAAGTCTTGACGCGCTTTCCGTCGGTTTTTCATTTGGTCTATTTAAGGTGAATGTCATACTGGCTGTTCTGATCTTTGGTGTGCTTGGAACTGTACTTGCAGCAATGGGACTGCTTCTCGGTCGTCGGGTAGGTAACTGGTTGGGAGGATATAGTGAAATCTTTGGAGCATTAATCCTGCTAGGCTTCGGGATTAAGTTCTTATTGTAG
- a CDS encoding L-threonylcarbamoyladenylate synthase: MNQQTKYWNVDNIVDGLEDYPQVHEAADMLRQNELIAFPTETVYGLGGNGLVDDTVEKIYTAKGRPSDNPLILHIADRAQLDALVAEVTPMAEALMEAFWPGPLTIVFQKKPGVAQRASAGLDTIAIRMPDHPLALALIQCAGLPIAAPSANLSGRPSPTTAQHVLEDLDGRIAGVLDGGPTGIGVESTVVDSTGDVPLILRPGGVTAEQIAEITGEVAIDPGMLSEGIAPKSPGMKYRHYAPKGEMWLVRGDSPEEMAARISGFAKEAAAEGKKVGILATEESLPSYKGGYTVVPCGARSDQISVARRLYDVLRQFDQACVDTIFAETFPESGVGAAIMNRLAKAAGGRYL, encoded by the coding sequence ATGAATCAACAGACAAAATACTGGAATGTGGATAATATTGTGGATGGATTAGAAGATTATCCACAGGTGCATGAAGCAGCCGATATGCTGCGTCAAAATGAACTGATTGCATTTCCTACAGAAACCGTATACGGCCTTGGTGGCAATGGGCTTGTCGATGATACGGTAGAAAAAATTTATACAGCAAAAGGGCGGCCAAGCGATAATCCGTTGATTCTTCATATTGCCGACCGGGCGCAGCTTGATGCGCTTGTGGCCGAGGTTACGCCTATGGCTGAAGCGCTAATGGAAGCATTCTGGCCCGGTCCGCTGACCATTGTCTTTCAGAAGAAACCGGGCGTAGCTCAGCGTGCCTCAGCAGGCCTAGATACGATAGCGATTCGGATGCCGGACCATCCGCTTGCATTGGCGTTGATTCAATGTGCCGGCCTTCCTATTGCGGCGCCAAGTGCCAATCTGTCAGGCCGACCGAGTCCGACAACAGCTCAGCATGTACTCGAAGATTTGGACGGGCGCATTGCGGGTGTGCTTGATGGAGGGCCGACAGGGATCGGTGTAGAATCAACGGTTGTGGATAGTACAGGCGATGTGCCGCTCATTCTTAGACCGGGCGGCGTGACGGCTGAACAGATTGCCGAGATCACAGGGGAGGTTGCGATTGATCCTGGTATGCTCAGTGAAGGAATAGCTCCTAAATCACCGGGGATGAAGTATCGGCATTATGCGCCAAAAGGAGAAATGTGGCTTGTTCGCGGGGATAGTCCAGAGGAAATGGCTGCACGCATCAGTGGCTTTGCCAAGGAAGCGGCAGCAGAGGGAAAGAAGGTTGGGATTTTAGCGACAGAAGAATCGCTTCCAAGTTACAAAGGTGGATATACGGTTGTTCCCTGCGGTGCGCGAAGCGATCAGATCAGCGTGGCACGGCGACTCTATGACGTGCTGCGCCAGTTTGATCAAGCCTGTGTTGATACGATTTTTGCGGAGACTTTTCCGGAGAGCGGTGTCGGCGCTGCGATCATGAATCGTTTGGCGAAAGCAGCTGGGGGACGATACCTGTAA